In the Scomber japonicus isolate fScoJap1 chromosome 18, fScoJap1.pri, whole genome shotgun sequence genome, one interval contains:
- the LOC128379430 gene encoding suppressor of cytokine signaling 7-like produces MNEEPSPDFVLMRLVSAAEYDRLEEPEDRLSGGFGPVKASPSLGSASPHYSSPLPGKGELDGGLLLPEAPLEPRPPPPQHGPGPGGPGSKAQLMVLQNLLRSGDRILECGLEPPPPGERPGPGPGSTTDGPGPGGGKDQNPHCAPPEETLQPSQWHPVVRAQNHPGVPESESGSVLCHRHRVTDRVLTDRVAQWPPALLDQALRLGLLEPRKNRLAGGEDPVLALARRLGQLGEGGGGEDLMAPLPHCSCHSVLASGTGGEDASETSDALLVLEGLGSEEVGGLGEGGDHEKGDRGGGGGSCGGAGTLSGLMRQVHRLAEEAGVCTDQSCRSSLAVLGASVSPSPTSSRTPPPVLYPPDAPPPHQSRSQPQSRATTPKLGVASGGRSASPLVVLEGEVGGEKTPRGKSRKGGSLKVRLSKLFRTKSSSGGPGGGLDKRPSLSSSTSSGGSLLDVWGSSCSNTEPDSARLQVSRPHSAFSPVPFTPAFTDDFGGPPQQQGPFLERSVGASMQSLPPRPLALPPSLSTIQHSLSLNDTFLRGLPRPIPLRPDGQHLPPRLVPRCPLSRPDANSFATSLRELEKCGWYWGPMNWEDAEMKLKGKPDGSFLVRDSSDPRYILSLSFRSQGVTHHTRMEHYRGTFSLWCHPKFEDRCHSVVEFIERAIMHSKNGKFLYFLRSRVPGLPPTPVQLLYPVSRFSSVKSLQHLCRFCIRQLVRIDHIQELPLPTPLISYLRKFYYYDPEEEISPVLKERGAERGAEPSSQPGVESQT; encoded by the exons ATGAATGAGGAACCGTCTCCGGACTTCGTGCTGATGCGGCTCGTGTCCGCGGCGGAGTATGACCGGCTGGAGGAACCGGAGGACCGGCTGAGCGGAGGCTTCGGGCCGGTGAAGGCCTCTCCGAGCCTCGGCTCGGCCTCCCCGCACTACAGCTCCCCGCTGCCCGGGAAGGGAGAGCTGGACGGCGGGCTGCTGCTGCCGGAGGCCCCGCTGGAGCCGCGGCCGCCCCCCCCACAGCACGGCCCCGGTCCGGGGGGGCCCGGGTCCAAAGCCCAGCTGATGGTGCTTCAGAACTTGCTGCGGTCCGGAGACCGGATCCTGGAGTGTGGGCTGGAGCCGCCCCCCCCAGGTGAGAGACCAGGACCGGGTCCCGGTAGCACAACAGACGGTCCTGGACCGGGAGGGGGGAAGGACCAGAACCCTCACTGTGCCCCCCCAGAGGAGACCCTGCAGCCGTCCCAGTGGCACCCGGTCGTCAGAGCCCAGAACCATCCGGGTGTCCCAGAATCTGAATCTGGGTCGGTCCTGTGCCACCGACACCGGGTCACAGACCGGGTCCTCACTGACCGGGTGGCCCAGTGGCCCCCCGCCCTGCTGGACCAGGCCCTGCGTCTGGGTCTGCTGGAGCCCCGTAAGAACCGCTTGGCCGGGGGTGAGGACCCGGTCCTGGCTCTGGCTCGGCGTCTGGGCCAGCTGggagaggggggcgggggggaggaCCTGATGGCCCCCCTCCCTCACTGCTCCTGTCACAGCGTCCTGGCCTCGGGGACGGGGGGCGAGGACGCCAGCGAGACCAGTGACGCCCTGCTGGTCCTTGAGGGGTTGGGGTctgaggaggtgggggggctgggggaggggggggaccATGAGAAAGGGGAcagggggggcggaggggggtcCTGTGGAGGGGCAGGGACTCTGAGCGGTCTGATGCGGCAGGTCCACAGACTGGCGGAGGAGGCGGGGGTCTGCACGGACCAGAGCTGCCGGTCCTCACTGGCGGTCCTGGGTGCCTCCGTGTCCCCCTCCCCAACCAGCAGCAGAACCCCTCCCCCGGTCCTCTATCCCCCCGACGCCCCCCCGCCACACCAGTCCCGGTCCCAGCCGCAGAGCCGAGCCACCACCCCTAAACTCGGCGTGGCCTCGGGGGGGCGGTCGGCCTCGCCCCTGGTGGTCCTGGAGGGTGAGGTGGGGGGGGAGAAGACACCGCGGGGGAAGTCCAGGAAGGGGGGATCCCTGAAGGTCCGACTCAGCAAGCTGTTCAGAACCAAGAGCTCCAGCGGGGGTCCGGGGGGGGGTCTGGACAAGCGGCCGTCCCTGAGCTCGTCCACCTCGTCTGGAGGAAGCCTGCTGGATGTGTGGGGGTCCAGCTGCAGCAACACGGAGCCCGACAGCGCCAG GTTGCAGGTATCCAGACCTCACAGTGCCTTCTCTCCGGTGCCGTTCACTCCTGCTTTCACCG ATGATTTCGGTGGTCCTCCTCAGCAGCAGGGTCCCTTCCTGGAGCGCAGCGTGGGTGCGTCCATGCAGTCTCTGCCCCCCCGCCCGCTGGCTCTGCCCCCCTCCCTCAGCACCATCCAGCACAGCCTGAGCCTCAAcg ACACCTTCCTGCGAGGGTTGCCGAGGCCGATCCCGCTGCGTCCTGACGGTCAGCACCTTCCCCCTCGACTCGTCCCCCGCTGCCCCCTCAGCCGCCCCGACGCCAACAGCTTCGCCACCAGCCTGAGAGAGCTGGAGAAG tgtggcTGGTACTGGGGACCAATGAACTGGGAGGATGCAGAGATGAAGCTGAAGGGGAAACCAGACGGATCTTTTCTGGTTCGAGACAGTTCAGACCCGAGATACATCCTGAGTCTGAGCTTCAGATCGCAGGGAGTCACACACCACACACGCATGGAGCACTAcagag gaaCCTTCAGTCTCTGGTGTCATCCCAAGTTTGAGGATCGTTGTCACTCTGTGGTTGAGTTCATAGAGAGAGCCATCATGCACTCCAAGAACGGGAAGTTCCTCTACTTCCTGCGCTCCAGAGTCCCCg gtCTTCCTCCGACTCCGGTCCAGCTCTTGTATCCGGTCTCGAGGTTCAGCAGCGTTAAATCTCTGCAGCATCTCTGTCGCTTCTGCATCCGACAGCTGGTCCGGATAGACCACATCCAGGAGCTGCCTCTGCCCAC ACCTCTGATCTCGTATCTGAGGAAGTTTTATTACTATGACCCTGAGGAGGAGATCAGCCCGGTGCTGAAGGAGCGAGGAGCGGAGCGAGGGGCCGAGCCCAGCAGCCAACCGGGCGTCGAGTCTCAGACGTAG